A stretch of the Cheilinus undulatus linkage group 11, ASM1832078v1, whole genome shotgun sequence genome encodes the following:
- the LOC121517265 gene encoding lysophosphatidic acid receptor 6 isoform X1 produces the protein MNETENCITPSAEYQYYFFPAVYIFALVVGLPGNLSAFFVFAFRTTPRTAFSVFISNLALADIVILCTLPFRIHYHLNENNWIFGDIVCRVTGILFFANIYMSICFMTCICVDRYMATVHPHTYLRMRSPWCSLVASVVLWCIVGVAMLVFVLMGPLETNEDASGSHRCFENFAKHEWNTRLRAYSLLSLIIGSLLPSIIILVCYPLAARRIAMIKTKTAQKAVRVIYTILAITLLCFLPNHVVYLLHLLRRMDVIKSCAAANAIYQARRVTMALVILNTCLDPVLYYITTNHCKWKNFKLNCSWGRFRRRRGIYTISAN, from the coding sequence ATGAATGAGACAGAAAACTGCATCACCCCCTCTGCTGAGTACCAGTACTACTTCTTCCCAGCAGTCTACATCTTTGCTTTAGTGGTTGGCCTCCCAGGAAACCTGTCTGCCTTCTTCGTCTTCGCCTTCAGGACCACTCCCCGCACCGCCTTCAGTGTCTTCATCAGCAACCTGGCTCTGGCCGACATCGTCATCCTGTGCACTCTGCCCTTCAGGATCCACTACCACCTCAATGAAAACAACTGGATCTTCGGGGACATTGTGTGCCGTGTGACTGGGATTCTGTTCTTCGCCAACATCTACATGAGCATCTGCTTCATGACGTGTATCTGTGTGGATCGCTACATGGCCACAGTACATCCACACACTTATTTGCGGATGAGGAGCCCTTGGTGCTCTCTGGTAGCCAGTGTGGTGCTCTGGTGTATAGTCGGTGTGGCTATGCTGGTCTTCGTCCTCATGGGACCTCTGGAGACAAATGAAGATGCTTCTGGAAGCCACCGCTGCTTTGAGAACTTCGCCAAACATGAGTGGAACACACGCTTGAGAGCGTACAGCCTACTTAGCTTGATCATCGGCTCCCTGCTGCCCTCCATCATCATCCTGGTGTGTTACCCGCTGGCTGCCAGACGTATCGCCATGATTAAGaccaaaacagcacaaaaagcGGTCAGGGTCATCTACACCATCCTGGCGATAACGCTGCTCTGCTTCCTGCCAAACCATGTAGTGTATCTGCTTCACCTTCTTCGCCGCATGGACGTTATCAAGAGCTGCGCTGCAGCAAACGCCATCTACCAGGCCAGGCGGGTCACCATGGCGCTGGTCATCCTCAACACATGCCTGGACCCTGTGCTGTACTACATCACCACCAATCACTGCAAATGGAAGAACTTTAAGTTGAATTGTTCCTGGGGAAGATTTAGAAGGCGAAGAGGGATTTATACTATCTCAGCGAActaa
- the LOC121517265 gene encoding lysophosphatidic acid receptor 6 isoform X2, with translation MNETDNCSTPSAEYQYYFFPAVYIFALVVGLPGNLSAFFVFTIRTASRTHFSVFISNLALADIIILCTLPFRIHYHLNGNNWIFGDIACRVTGVLNFANIYMSICFMTCICVDRYMATVHPHTYLRMKSPWCSLVASVVLWCIASVAMLVFVLMGPLETNEDASGRHRCFENFAKHEWNTRLRAYSLLCLILGSLLPSIIILVCYPLAARRIAMIKTKTAQKAVRVIYTILAITLLCFLPNHVVYLLHLLRHMDVIMSCSAENTIYQARRVTMALVILNTCMDPVLYYITTKHCKWKNFKLNCCSGRFSS, from the coding sequence ATGAATGAGACGGACAACTGCAGCACCCCCTCTGCTGAGTACCAGTACTACTTCTTCCCAGCAGTCTACATCTTTGCTTTAGTGGTTGGCCTCCCAGGAAACCTGTCTGCCTTCTTCGTCTTCACCATCAGGACTGCTTCCCGGACCCACTTCAGCGTCTTCATCAGCAACCTGGCTCTGGCTGACATCATCATCTTGTGCACTCTGCCCTTCAGGATCCACTACCACCTCAATGGAAACAACTGGATCTTTGGGGACATTGCGTGCCGTGTGACTGGGGTTCTGAACTTTGCAAACATCTACATGAGCATCTGCTTCATGACGTGTATCTGTGTGGACCGCTACATGGCCACTGTACATCCACACACTTATTTGCGGATGAAGAGCCCTTGGTGCTCTCTGGTAGCCAGTGTGGTGCTCTGGTGTATAGCCAGTGTGGCTATGCTGGTCTTCGTCCTCATGGGACCTCTGGAGACAAATGAAGATGCTTCTGGAAGACACCGCTGCTTTGAGAACTTCGCCAAACATGAGTGGAACACACGCTTGAGAGCGTACAGCCTGCTTTGTCTGATACTCGGCTCCCTGCTGCCCTCCATCATCATCCTGGTGTGTTACCCGCTGGCTGCCAGACGCATCGCCATGATTAAGaccaaaacagcacaaaaagcAGTCAGGGTCATCTACACCATCCTGGCGATAACGCTGCTCTGCTTTCTGCCAAACCATGTGGTGTATCTGCTGCACCTTCTTCGCCACATGGACGTTATCATGAGCTGCTCTGCAGAAAACACCATCTACCAGGCCAGGCGGGTCACCATGGCACTGGTCATCCTCAACACTTGCATGGACCCTGTGCTGTACTACATCACCACCAAGCACTGCAAATGGAAGAACTTTAAGTTGAATTGCTGTTCTGGAAGATTTAGCAGCTGA
- the LOC121517266 gene encoding PHD and RING finger domain-containing protein 1-like: MEKSSKLKSAGREDTDLTLDSDKCYICLSPFEKQTVGSLESCRHVFCLECILQWSQTANTCPVDRISFASIHQRRCPGGDIQKKIKVRTKKNTDDEEEGGSAVICERCGRSDRRHRLLVCTDCDSGYHMDCLTPPLTTGPEGDWICPECAVIPLQRDSSVLEEEISDGELTDLLAEADDTPTTSSRLRPSTMNRPSSSTEQRRSQRIQGRAGVSPYPRPQICTHVPKYLLRAAKPAEQTEEVDPVSHGGISNASR, translated from the exons ATGGAGAAGTCCTCTAAGTTAAAATCTGCAGGTCGTGAGGATACAGATTTGACATTAGATTCAGATAAGTGTTACATCTGCCTGAGTCCATTTGAAAAGCAAACAGTAGGTTCTCTGGAGAGCTGTCGACATGTATTTTGCCTTGAATGTATTCTCCAGTGGTCCCAG ACGGCCAACACTTGCCCTGTTGATCGGATCAGTTTTGCTTCCATCCACCAGAGACGGTGTCCCGGAGGGGACATTCAAAAGAAG ATCAAAGTGAGgacaaagaaaaatactgaTGATGAAGAAGAGGGGGGCAGTGCTGTAATCTGCGAAAGATGTGGACGAAGTGACCGCAGGCACAGGCTGCTTGTGTGCACCGATTGTGATTCAGG GTATCATATGGACTGTTTGACACCGCCACTAACTACGGGTCCTGAAGGTGACTGGATTTGTCCTGAGTGTGCAGTTATTCCTCTGCAAAGAG ACAGCTCTGTGTTGGAGGAGGAGATCAGTGATGGGGAACTAACAGACCTCCTGGCTGAAGCAGATGATACTCCAACTACCAGCAGTCGTCTTCGGCCATCCACCATGAATCGTCCCAGCAGCTCCACTGAACAACGACGTAGCCAAAGGATCCAGGGCAGAGCCGGTGTCAGTCCTTATCCTCGCCCTCAAATCTGCACG CATGTACCCAAATACCTGTTACGGGCTGCAAAACCTGCAGAGCAAACAGAAGAAGTAGATCCAGTTTCTCACGGTGGCATCAGCAATGCTTCT AGATAA
- the LOC121517263 gene encoding NACHT, LRR and PYD domains-containing protein 14-like isoform X1 has product MSGLMEEEAERAVSPISEISGLSLKSDASRFIPPEFRKDPGHSKILCCRGLPDRQGAVSPISEISGLSLKSDASRFIPPEFREDSGPSDTKGLPDRQGAASPISEISGLSLKSAASRFIPPEFREDPGPTDTKGLPDRQGAASPISEISGLSLKSDASRFIPPEFREDPGPSDTKGLPDRQGAASPISEISGLSLKSDASRFIPPEFREEPGPSDTKKRKWSYVSKGQQRHGCALCREVLRDPVSTNCGHFFCRQCITSHSDQSGSSGVFSCPQCGKRSRATPGLWTASTLQSGQQEVLNEHKISLREKCERVPEETDEKGSRTLLSRIYTELHITEGQSEEVETQHEVRQLESVSKMVTLHETAINCKDIFKALPDQQNHIRVVLTVGVAGVGKTFSVHKFTLDWAEGSENQDIGLVILLSFRELNLVRNAPYSLLELVRALHPTLQGVTAETLAVRKLLFILDGLDESRFTLDFHINEVVSDVTQTSSLNALVTNLIKGNLLPSALIWITSRPAAASLIPSLCVDRLTEVRGFTDAQREEYFRKSFSDEDLSNRIISHIKASKSLYIMCLIPVFCWITAKVLEHMMTTEQRGELPKTLTDMYSYFLLVQTKRRKPKYDDRHIHEFTQSDREVLLKLGRLAFEHLENGNIMFYEEDLERCGLDASEALVYSGVCTEIFQSERITFQKTVYCFVHLSVQEFLAAVYMYHCFTNRNTDVVEAFLKEDKDSSDGQNSSLEDFLMNAMEKSQKSTNGHLDLFVRFLHGLSLESNQRLLGDLLGRTDNSLEMIQKVIQNLRKMTSYNVSPDRAVNIFHCLIELNDISVQQEIERYLKSENKSEQVLVLIHCSALAHMLQMSDEILDELVLDNYNTSNQGRMRLIPAVRNCRKAQFSGCDLSEVHCEVLASSLKCKPSHLRHLDLSSNSNLLDLGVEFLSAGLKSPNCRLETLNLMGCTLSEISCSSLASALKSNPSHLRELNLSFNKLQDSGVELLCDFLKNPTCRLETLRLWGCFLTEKSCSSLASALKSNPFYLRELELSRNKLQDSGVAVLCDFLKSPNCILDTLCLVGCSLTEISCSSLVMSSPSHLRFLSLNGNELQDSGVELLCHFLKSSNCRLETLRLNVCKLSEISCSSLASALKTSPCHLKELELMGNKLQDSGVEMLCDFLKSPNCRLENLRLCGCSLSEISCSSLASTLKVSPSNLSELELSKNNLLDSGVKMLCDLLGSSNCKLKTLRLGSCGLSEISCSSLATALKCNPSFLRELDLSENKLQDSGVEQLCDFLKSPNCELETLCLDNCGLSEISCFSLASALESSPSHLLSLNLSNNKLQESQVLQLSELVKNPNNKLKTLSWKTIPEWLLKMAASLAQ; this is encoded by the exons ATGAGTGGTTTGATGGaagaagaggcagagagagcagTGTCTCCGATATCAGAAATATCCGGTCTGTCTCTGAAGAGTGATGCATCCAGATTTATACCTCCAGAATTCAGAAAAGACCCTGGACACTCAAA AATTTTGTGTTGCAGAGGTCTGCCTGACAGACAGGGGGCAGTGTCTCCAATATCAGAAATATCCGGTCTGTCTCTGAAGAGTGATGCATCCAGATTCATACCTCCAGAATTCAGAGAAGACTCTGGACCCTCAGACACAAA AGGTCTGCCTGACAGACAGGGGGCAGCGTCTCCAATATCAGAAATATCCGGTCTGTCTCTGAAGAGTGCTGCATCCAGATTTATACCTCCAGAATTCAGAGAAGACCCTGGACCCACAGACACAAA AGGTCTGCCTGACAGACAGGGGGCAGCGTCTCCAATATCAGAAATATCTGGTCTGTCTCTGAAGAGTGATGCATCCAGATTTATACCTCCAGAATTCAGAGAAGACCCTGGACCCTCAGACACAAA AGGTCTGCCTGACAGACAGGGGGCAGCGTCTCCAATATCAGAAATATCCGGTCTGTCTCTGAAGAGTGATGCATCCAGATTTATACCTCCAGAATTCAGAGAAGAACCTGGACCCTCAGACACAAA AAAGAGGAAGTGGAGTTATGTCTCCAAGGGGCAACAGAGACATGGCTGTGCTTTGTGTCGTGAGGTTCTGAGAGATCCTGTGTCTACCAACTGTGGACATTTTTTCTGCAGACAGTGCATTACCTCACACTCTGACCAATCTGGCTCATCAGGAGTCTTCTCCTGTCCCCAGTGTGGAAAAAGATCCAGAGCAACACCTGGACTGTGGACAGCCAGCACTTTACAAA GTGGTCAGCAGGAGGTTCTAAACGAGCACAAGATCAGTCTGAGGGAGAAATGTGAACGTGTGCCTGaagaaactgatgaaaaaggaaGCAGAACCCTCCTCAGCAGGATCTACACAGAGCTCCACATCACAGAGGGACAGAGTGAAGAGGTGGAAACCCAACATGAAGTGAGACAACTTGAGTCAGTTTCCAAAATGGTTACCCTGCACGAGACGGCAATCAATTGCAAGGACATCTTTAAAGCTTTGCCTGACCAACAAAATCACATCCGAGTGGTCCTGACTGTTGGTGTCGCTGGTGTTGGAAAAACCTTCTCAGTGCACAAGTTTACTCTAGACTGGGCAGAGGGCTCAGAAAACCAAGACATCGGTCTGGTGATTCTGCTTTCATTCAGGGAGCTGAACTTGGTCAGAAATGCACCATACAGTCTTCTTGAGCTGGTCCGTGCTCTCCATCCAACATTACAGGGGGTCACAGCAGAGACGCTCGCTGTCCGTAAACTTCTGTTCATCTTAGATGGTTTGGATGAAAGCAGGTTTACACTGGATTTCCACATCAATGAGGTTGTGTCTGACGTCACACAAACTTCGTCGTTAAATGCACTGGTGACAAACCTCATCAAGGGGAATCTGCTTCCCTCAGCCCTTATCTGGATAACTTCCCGACCTGCAGCAGCCAGTTTGATACCTTCTTTATGTGTTGACAGGCTAACAGAGGTACGAGGCTTCACTGATGCCCAGAGGGAGGAGTACTTCAGGAAGAGTTTCAGTGATGAAGATCTGTCCAATAGAATCATCTCTCACATCAAGGCATCCAAGAGCCTCTACATCATGTGTCTGATCCCagtcttctgctggatcactgcaAAAGTTCTGGAGCATATGATGAccacagagcagagaggagagctgcCTAAGACCCTGACTGACATGTACTCATACTTCCTGCTGGTTCAGACAAAGAGGAGGAAGCCCAAGTATGATGACAGACACATTCATGAATTCACCCAATCTGACAGAGAAGTTCTTCTGAAGCTGGGGAGGCTGGCGTTTGAACATCTGGAGAATGGAAACATCATGTTCTATGAAGAAGACCTGGAGCGCTGTGGTTTGGATGCCTCAGAAGCCTTAGTGTATTCAGGAGTTTGCACTGAGATCTTTCAATCAGAGAGGATAACTTTCCAGAAAACAGTCTACTGCTTTGTTCACCTGAGCGTTCAGGAGTTTCTGGCTGCAGTCTACATGTACCACTGtttcacaaacagaaacacagatgTTGTGGAGGCTTTTCTAAAAGAGGACAAAGACAGCAGTGATGGTCAGAATTCATCCCTGGAAGACTTCCTGATGAATGCCATGGAGAAATCCCAGAAAAGTACAAATGGCCACCTGGACTTGTTTGTTCGCTTTCTCCACGGCCTCTCTCTGGAGTCTAACCAGAGACTCTTAGGAGACCTCCTTGGTCGGACAGACAACAGTCTAGAAATGATCCAGAAAGTCATCCAGAACCTGAGGAAGATGACCAGCTATAATGTCTCTCCTGACCGAGCTGTCAACATCTTCCACTGTTTGATTGAGTTGAACGACATCTCAGTACAACAGGAGATTGAAAGGTACTTGAAGTCGGAGAACAAATCGGAGCAGGTGCTTGTTTTGATCCACTGCTCTGCTCTGGCCCACATGCTGCAGATGTCAGATGAGATTCTGGATGAGTTAGTTCTGGATAACTACAACACATCAAACCAGGGACGAATGAGACTCATTCCAGCTGTGAGGAACTGCAGAAAGGCTCA GTTCTCTGGCTGTGATTTATCAGAGGTACACTGTGAAGTTCTGGCTTCGTCCCTGAAGTGCAAACCCTCCCATCTAAGACATCTGGACCTGAGCAGCAACAGCAACCTGCTGGATTTAGGGGTGGAGTTTCTTTCTGCTGGACTTAAGAGTCCAAACTGCAGACTGGAGACTCTGAA TTTGATGGGCTGCACATTgtcagagatcagctgttcttctctggcctcagctctgaAAAGCAACCCCTCCCATTTAAGAGAGCTGAACCTGAGCTTTAACAAgctgcaggattcaggagtggAGTTACTGTGTGATTTTCTGAAAAATCCAACCTGCAGACTGGAGACACTGAG aCTGTGGGGCTGCTTTTTGACAGAGAAAAGCTGCTCgtctctggcctcagctctgaAGTCCAACCCCTTCTATCTCAGAGAGCTGGAGCTGagcagaaacaaacttcaggaTTCAGGAGTGGCAGTGTTGTGCGATTTTCTGAAGAGTCCAAACTGTATATTGGATACTTTGTG CTTGGTTGGCTGCAGTTTGacagagatcagctgttcttctcTGGTCATGTCCAGCCCCTCTCATCTGAGATTTCTTAGCCTCAATGGCAACGAgctgcaggattcaggagtggagctgctgtgccaTTTTCTAAAGAGTTCAAACTGCAGACTGGAGACTCTGAG ATTAAATGTCTGCAAGTTatcagagatcagctgttcttctctggcctcagctctgaAAACCAGCCCCTGCCATCTCAAAGAGCTGGAGCTGATGGGCAACAAGCTACAGGATTCAGGAGTGGAGATGCTGTGTGATTTTCTGAAGAGTCCAAACTGCAGACTGGAGAATCTGAG ATTGTGTGGCTGCAGTTTgtcagagatcagctgttcGTCTCTGGCCTCAACTCTGAAGGTCAGTCCCTCCAATCTGAGTGAGCTGGAGCTGAGCAAAAACAATTTGTTAGACTCAGGAGTGAAGATGCTGTGTGACCTTTTGGGGAGTTCAAACTGCAAGCTGAAAACTCTGAG ACTGGGGAGCTGCGGTCTgtcagagatcagctgttcttctcTAGCCACAGCTCTGAAGTGCAACCCCTCCTTTCTGAGAGAGCTGGATCTGAGTGAAAACAAGCTACAGGATTCAGGAGTGGAGCAGCTGTGTGATTTTCTAAAGAGTCCAAACTGTGAACTTGAGACTTTATG tTTGGATAACTGCGGTTTGtcagagatcagctgtttttctctgGCATCAGCCCTGGAGTCCAGTCCCTCCCATCTGTTAAGTCTAAACCTGAGTAACAACAAACTGCAGGAATCGCAGGTGTTACAGCTGTCCGAACTTGTGAAGAATCCTAACAACAAACTGAAGACTCTAAG TTGGAAGACAATACCAGAGTGGTTATTAAAGATGGCAGCATCCCTTGCCCAATGA
- the LOC121517263 gene encoding NACHT, LRR and PYD domains-containing protein 14-like isoform X2, which produces MSGLMEEEAERAVSPISEISGLSLKSDASRFIPPEFRKDPGHSKGLPDRQGAVSPISEISGLSLKSDASRFIPPEFREDSGPSDTKGLPDRQGAASPISEISGLSLKSAASRFIPPEFREDPGPTDTKGLPDRQGAASPISEISGLSLKSDASRFIPPEFREDPGPSDTKGLPDRQGAASPISEISGLSLKSDASRFIPPEFREEPGPSDTKKRKWSYVSKGQQRHGCALCREVLRDPVSTNCGHFFCRQCITSHSDQSGSSGVFSCPQCGKRSRATPGLWTASTLQSGQQEVLNEHKISLREKCERVPEETDEKGSRTLLSRIYTELHITEGQSEEVETQHEVRQLESVSKMVTLHETAINCKDIFKALPDQQNHIRVVLTVGVAGVGKTFSVHKFTLDWAEGSENQDIGLVILLSFRELNLVRNAPYSLLELVRALHPTLQGVTAETLAVRKLLFILDGLDESRFTLDFHINEVVSDVTQTSSLNALVTNLIKGNLLPSALIWITSRPAAASLIPSLCVDRLTEVRGFTDAQREEYFRKSFSDEDLSNRIISHIKASKSLYIMCLIPVFCWITAKVLEHMMTTEQRGELPKTLTDMYSYFLLVQTKRRKPKYDDRHIHEFTQSDREVLLKLGRLAFEHLENGNIMFYEEDLERCGLDASEALVYSGVCTEIFQSERITFQKTVYCFVHLSVQEFLAAVYMYHCFTNRNTDVVEAFLKEDKDSSDGQNSSLEDFLMNAMEKSQKSTNGHLDLFVRFLHGLSLESNQRLLGDLLGRTDNSLEMIQKVIQNLRKMTSYNVSPDRAVNIFHCLIELNDISVQQEIERYLKSENKSEQVLVLIHCSALAHMLQMSDEILDELVLDNYNTSNQGRMRLIPAVRNCRKAQFSGCDLSEVHCEVLASSLKCKPSHLRHLDLSSNSNLLDLGVEFLSAGLKSPNCRLETLNLMGCTLSEISCSSLASALKSNPSHLRELNLSFNKLQDSGVELLCDFLKNPTCRLETLRLWGCFLTEKSCSSLASALKSNPFYLRELELSRNKLQDSGVAVLCDFLKSPNCILDTLCLVGCSLTEISCSSLVMSSPSHLRFLSLNGNELQDSGVELLCHFLKSSNCRLETLRLNVCKLSEISCSSLASALKTSPCHLKELELMGNKLQDSGVEMLCDFLKSPNCRLENLRLCGCSLSEISCSSLASTLKVSPSNLSELELSKNNLLDSGVKMLCDLLGSSNCKLKTLRLGSCGLSEISCSSLATALKCNPSFLRELDLSENKLQDSGVEQLCDFLKSPNCELETLCLDNCGLSEISCFSLASALESSPSHLLSLNLSNNKLQESQVLQLSELVKNPNNKLKTLSWKTIPEWLLKMAASLAQ; this is translated from the exons ATGAGTGGTTTGATGGaagaagaggcagagagagcagTGTCTCCGATATCAGAAATATCCGGTCTGTCTCTGAAGAGTGATGCATCCAGATTTATACCTCCAGAATTCAGAAAAGACCCTGGACACTCAAA AGGTCTGCCTGACAGACAGGGGGCAGTGTCTCCAATATCAGAAATATCCGGTCTGTCTCTGAAGAGTGATGCATCCAGATTCATACCTCCAGAATTCAGAGAAGACTCTGGACCCTCAGACACAAA AGGTCTGCCTGACAGACAGGGGGCAGCGTCTCCAATATCAGAAATATCCGGTCTGTCTCTGAAGAGTGCTGCATCCAGATTTATACCTCCAGAATTCAGAGAAGACCCTGGACCCACAGACACAAA AGGTCTGCCTGACAGACAGGGGGCAGCGTCTCCAATATCAGAAATATCTGGTCTGTCTCTGAAGAGTGATGCATCCAGATTTATACCTCCAGAATTCAGAGAAGACCCTGGACCCTCAGACACAAA AGGTCTGCCTGACAGACAGGGGGCAGCGTCTCCAATATCAGAAATATCCGGTCTGTCTCTGAAGAGTGATGCATCCAGATTTATACCTCCAGAATTCAGAGAAGAACCTGGACCCTCAGACACAAA AAAGAGGAAGTGGAGTTATGTCTCCAAGGGGCAACAGAGACATGGCTGTGCTTTGTGTCGTGAGGTTCTGAGAGATCCTGTGTCTACCAACTGTGGACATTTTTTCTGCAGACAGTGCATTACCTCACACTCTGACCAATCTGGCTCATCAGGAGTCTTCTCCTGTCCCCAGTGTGGAAAAAGATCCAGAGCAACACCTGGACTGTGGACAGCCAGCACTTTACAAA GTGGTCAGCAGGAGGTTCTAAACGAGCACAAGATCAGTCTGAGGGAGAAATGTGAACGTGTGCCTGaagaaactgatgaaaaaggaaGCAGAACCCTCCTCAGCAGGATCTACACAGAGCTCCACATCACAGAGGGACAGAGTGAAGAGGTGGAAACCCAACATGAAGTGAGACAACTTGAGTCAGTTTCCAAAATGGTTACCCTGCACGAGACGGCAATCAATTGCAAGGACATCTTTAAAGCTTTGCCTGACCAACAAAATCACATCCGAGTGGTCCTGACTGTTGGTGTCGCTGGTGTTGGAAAAACCTTCTCAGTGCACAAGTTTACTCTAGACTGGGCAGAGGGCTCAGAAAACCAAGACATCGGTCTGGTGATTCTGCTTTCATTCAGGGAGCTGAACTTGGTCAGAAATGCACCATACAGTCTTCTTGAGCTGGTCCGTGCTCTCCATCCAACATTACAGGGGGTCACAGCAGAGACGCTCGCTGTCCGTAAACTTCTGTTCATCTTAGATGGTTTGGATGAAAGCAGGTTTACACTGGATTTCCACATCAATGAGGTTGTGTCTGACGTCACACAAACTTCGTCGTTAAATGCACTGGTGACAAACCTCATCAAGGGGAATCTGCTTCCCTCAGCCCTTATCTGGATAACTTCCCGACCTGCAGCAGCCAGTTTGATACCTTCTTTATGTGTTGACAGGCTAACAGAGGTACGAGGCTTCACTGATGCCCAGAGGGAGGAGTACTTCAGGAAGAGTTTCAGTGATGAAGATCTGTCCAATAGAATCATCTCTCACATCAAGGCATCCAAGAGCCTCTACATCATGTGTCTGATCCCagtcttctgctggatcactgcaAAAGTTCTGGAGCATATGATGAccacagagcagagaggagagctgcCTAAGACCCTGACTGACATGTACTCATACTTCCTGCTGGTTCAGACAAAGAGGAGGAAGCCCAAGTATGATGACAGACACATTCATGAATTCACCCAATCTGACAGAGAAGTTCTTCTGAAGCTGGGGAGGCTGGCGTTTGAACATCTGGAGAATGGAAACATCATGTTCTATGAAGAAGACCTGGAGCGCTGTGGTTTGGATGCCTCAGAAGCCTTAGTGTATTCAGGAGTTTGCACTGAGATCTTTCAATCAGAGAGGATAACTTTCCAGAAAACAGTCTACTGCTTTGTTCACCTGAGCGTTCAGGAGTTTCTGGCTGCAGTCTACATGTACCACTGtttcacaaacagaaacacagatgTTGTGGAGGCTTTTCTAAAAGAGGACAAAGACAGCAGTGATGGTCAGAATTCATCCCTGGAAGACTTCCTGATGAATGCCATGGAGAAATCCCAGAAAAGTACAAATGGCCACCTGGACTTGTTTGTTCGCTTTCTCCACGGCCTCTCTCTGGAGTCTAACCAGAGACTCTTAGGAGACCTCCTTGGTCGGACAGACAACAGTCTAGAAATGATCCAGAAAGTCATCCAGAACCTGAGGAAGATGACCAGCTATAATGTCTCTCCTGACCGAGCTGTCAACATCTTCCACTGTTTGATTGAGTTGAACGACATCTCAGTACAACAGGAGATTGAAAGGTACTTGAAGTCGGAGAACAAATCGGAGCAGGTGCTTGTTTTGATCCACTGCTCTGCTCTGGCCCACATGCTGCAGATGTCAGATGAGATTCTGGATGAGTTAGTTCTGGATAACTACAACACATCAAACCAGGGACGAATGAGACTCATTCCAGCTGTGAGGAACTGCAGAAAGGCTCA GTTCTCTGGCTGTGATTTATCAGAGGTACACTGTGAAGTTCTGGCTTCGTCCCTGAAGTGCAAACCCTCCCATCTAAGACATCTGGACCTGAGCAGCAACAGCAACCTGCTGGATTTAGGGGTGGAGTTTCTTTCTGCTGGACTTAAGAGTCCAAACTGCAGACTGGAGACTCTGAA TTTGATGGGCTGCACATTgtcagagatcagctgttcttctctggcctcagctctgaAAAGCAACCCCTCCCATTTAAGAGAGCTGAACCTGAGCTTTAACAAgctgcaggattcaggagtggAGTTACTGTGTGATTTTCTGAAAAATCCAACCTGCAGACTGGAGACACTGAG aCTGTGGGGCTGCTTTTTGACAGAGAAAAGCTGCTCgtctctggcctcagctctgaAGTCCAACCCCTTCTATCTCAGAGAGCTGGAGCTGagcagaaacaaacttcaggaTTCAGGAGTGGCAGTGTTGTGCGATTTTCTGAAGAGTCCAAACTGTATATTGGATACTTTGTG CTTGGTTGGCTGCAGTTTGacagagatcagctgttcttctcTGGTCATGTCCAGCCCCTCTCATCTGAGATTTCTTAGCCTCAATGGCAACGAgctgcaggattcaggagtggagctgctgtgccaTTTTCTAAAGAGTTCAAACTGCAGACTGGAGACTCTGAG ATTAAATGTCTGCAAGTTatcagagatcagctgttcttctctggcctcagctctgaAAACCAGCCCCTGCCATCTCAAAGAGCTGGAGCTGATGGGCAACAAGCTACAGGATTCAGGAGTGGAGATGCTGTGTGATTTTCTGAAGAGTCCAAACTGCAGACTGGAGAATCTGAG ATTGTGTGGCTGCAGTTTgtcagagatcagctgttcGTCTCTGGCCTCAACTCTGAAGGTCAGTCCCTCCAATCTGAGTGAGCTGGAGCTGAGCAAAAACAATTTGTTAGACTCAGGAGTGAAGATGCTGTGTGACCTTTTGGGGAGTTCAAACTGCAAGCTGAAAACTCTGAG ACTGGGGAGCTGCGGTCTgtcagagatcagctgttcttctcTAGCCACAGCTCTGAAGTGCAACCCCTCCTTTCTGAGAGAGCTGGATCTGAGTGAAAACAAGCTACAGGATTCAGGAGTGGAGCAGCTGTGTGATTTTCTAAAGAGTCCAAACTGTGAACTTGAGACTTTATG tTTGGATAACTGCGGTTTGtcagagatcagctgtttttctctgGCATCAGCCCTGGAGTCCAGTCCCTCCCATCTGTTAAGTCTAAACCTGAGTAACAACAAACTGCAGGAATCGCAGGTGTTACAGCTGTCCGAACTTGTGAAGAATCCTAACAACAAACTGAAGACTCTAAG TTGGAAGACAATACCAGAGTGGTTATTAAAGATGGCAGCATCCCTTGCCCAATGA